The genome window AAGACAGAGTTCTGTGGAGATGATCTTACCTATTTTCACTTCTAAGCTGAAGttaatgaaaaaagaaggaaagaatgacctttttttcctccccccacaATTTTACTTGGCATGTTTTCAACATATACTGAAGATGGGATTGGATTGTTGATTACAGTGTCATTTGCATTCTTGGCTTATTCGAGAGCAGGCTTGGTTTGTATCATCACATCATGTGACATGGGGCACTTTTTTACTCCATTTCACCTTCACCCAAACCACATCCTCATTCTGCACCCGAAAGTCAGTTGAGTGAacatatttgaaaagtaaatgcTCTTCAGAGGCATgatatgttatttgttttctgtaaacCCTGTCCTCAAAATGCTGGCCCCTGCATCCGCGTAATGCGGAGATTACTCATTCCCTGGAAAATGACCCCAAACAGGCTTCTAGATGAGGAGAAGGACTGGAGCAGGAATCTCTATTGCATTTCTGTGCAAGGGGGAAGGAttcagggaaggaggggcagagaataaatgaaaaacacactTTAAGATGAGAGGAAAAGTATTCTCCAGATTTGGGGATTGTGCGCAGAGTCATCTGACCCTGGGGTACAGGAACTGTAAGCCCCAGGAAAGGCAAGCCTGGTTCTTCTTTTTATGCTGTAAAATGTCTGAAGAATCAGAGAAGTACCCTGCAGCCACCAAGGTGACagacaaataaacacaaatcaGCAGCCACCTGAATCTGTCCACTCCCCAgaggaaggcttttttttttttttttttttaatttatttgacagatcacaagtaggcagaacagcaggcagtggggagagggggaagcagctccctgttgagcagaaagcccaatgcaggactcaatcccaggaccctgggatcatgacctgagctgaaggcagaggctcaacccactgagccacccaggtgccctgaggaagGCTTTTTAAATCCCAAATCTCAAAGCATTTCTTCAGATCTGCTCCTGACAGCAGGCAATTGACCAAAAgtgttgacagagagagagagagagaaatatctaAAGGGTCTGCAGGTTCCTTGACCCACAAGAGGAAAATCCTGACGtttctgccattttcattctagCCAGTACGGTGCCCAGAGATCCAGGTGGCAGACGGATGACAAGGCTGTTGTAGCACAGAGCTGGAAGGAGGATGTGGATAAGGACAAGTCGCCCATCACACTCCCTTCCCTGAATTTGTTTTTCCAACCACTCATGACCCCAGCAAGTCGCTAGGAAGTATCCCCAAGAGGGAGGCACCCCAGACGTGGCCCAAgaatttaagtagaaaaatttAGGAGACGCCAGAAGTCAAGCAAGTCCACTAGAGGGAGCCCCGACCAACTCAGGACTGAGGGGAGCCTGGCAAAGTAGCTTCACAGCACCCGACTGAGAATCAGCCACATTAGGGAACAGGGGAAGAAGCAAGGCAATAAATTAAGTCCCCACAAGGGAAGATAGCCCTGTGAATACCCAGCTAAAATCTGGTCCTTCCAGGATTTACAGCATCAAAGACTTAAAGACCAGGAAACTGAGGTTGAGCAAAATTAAATGGCTTGTCAGAGTTTACACAACTGGAAGGGGGACTAGAACTCATGGCTCTTGTCTCTAACCAATATCCTTTCTTCTACATTTGTCTCCCTCTATGTCAGCACCCTGGAGTCCACGGGTCTACCTCTCCTCTGTGTTGCCTTTCTCTGAAGTGAGAAACTCCCTCAGCTACATTCTGCACTTCTTTCCCTCATACACTGCAGAACACCTTCCCAAAGCCTAATAATGCCATGTGCTCCCTCATGAGCCCTAGAGATATAAATCACCTGGAGCTACATCAGCCCTTTTCCTCTGTGTCAGCACAACAGCATCCTGTCAGATGTGAAAATCTGTCATTTGTATGTCTCAGAACTTCAGGCACTGCTAAGTGAAAATAAAGCCTAGTTAACTGGTTCCAAAGCTCTTTCTCCTCGAAATACATTTAGGATTTAGGGATAAGGAGAGAAGCGACCCTCCAGGACCTTGCTATTTTAAGATTTGTGCTTGGCACATTCCACCTGCCTATGAGCTCCATGTTTCCCAGTTACCTGGACAACATTTGGTCTCCAGAAACCCAACCGTGCAGTTCTCAGTCCTGCCCTCAAAGGAAATTTGCCACCCTGGATTGGCTCCCATAACCCAGGCTCCTCCTCAGGCTCTGAGCTGGTTGGgccttttctctgcccctcccatgaGTGGGTCACCCCACAGGGAGACACAGCAGAGGCCAGAGAGGATCCTACAGGTAAGAAGAGGCAGGGCAAGGAtgatgggaagagggaagggacaagtactgagatttattttctccaaaagACGACTGAGAGAAGTGATTTCTGCTCATAGAACCTGACTGATAGAAAGAAACAACTCCACCCTCCCCAAATACCAGCCTTGCCTAACGTTCCAAGGAGTCCAAGcatggaagcttctggaaagtagaagagaaagacTTGGAGACTAGAACTCTAACTTTCCTAGGACTCCTGGTTCAGTCCAGGGGTCAGGAAAGGAGCCCCATGCCCAGGCTTAAATATGAGTCCTCTCCCTCCCTAGGACAGCAAGGAGATGCCACCCAAAAccaaaggaaaggggaagaaagctgggacacaggagaagaaagagaatgcgGGCGCTGGTGAGTGAGGATGGCTGGAGGTGAGTGCCTCCTGCTTCTCCATGCTCTGGCTTAGAGACCAAGCAGAGGTGCTCCAGAGAGAACGAAGCCCTCTGCATGACAAGACAGAGTTTCATGCCCCTCCCTCTTCgggtccccctgcccccaggttcCATGGAGCTGGGAAATTGGGGAAATCAGCATGCACCCGCTCCGTGGTGCCCTTCTGGctctgtgccttccttaatacatTCATCACCCATATTCCAAGTAcctactctgtgctgggcagCCAGGACACAGGGGTGACCTCGATAGCCTCTGCCATCAGAGATCCCTCGTTTAGAGGCCCTCAGAGCTGCAGGGAAAAAGTCCAAGGTGTAGGCTGAGGATGGGGAGACATGAGGAAGGCTGAGATCATGATAAGCTGAGATTTTGCCAACTTGCCAGGGCAGATGTGGAGGCCAAGTCTGCATACCGGCGGGTAGTGATGGAGAAGAAGCTGCTCCAAGACCACCTGGGTAAGAAGGGTAGAGGCTCTGGGACACCAGAGGTGGGACAATAGGGCAGTTTGCATCCTGGAGGCTTGGATGGTTGGAGCTGTGTCAGGAGGCTGAGCTgatctctcccccatcccccagtggAGAAAGACTCGACATTGCGAGGAGGGGGTGGGCAGTGAGGGTGGGTGAGGAGAGCTATTTTTCATAAGCAGGACATGGAGTTTTGCCTTCTTAGCAATGAAGAGCTCATGGGATTCTAGGgggaaaaccaaccaaccaatccagagagagaatgagaggctGGAAATCTGCCACCAGATTCCCAGAGGTGGGAGGAGTCTATCAAGCCCTTGGGGCCTGATTTGGTGGGACCCCCAGCCCGTTGTGAGGACTGCTCTGGGACTTTCCGCAGCTCTGCGGAGGGATGAGGCCCGCCGGGCTAAAGCTTCTGAGGAGCAGCTGAGGCGGAGGCTGCAGGTGCTGGAGGCTGAGTTGGAGGAGGCCCGAAGTGAGAGCAAGGCCATCTATGCAGGTGCGTGGTTGGCCAGGCAGGTGGGCGGGAGACAGGGGCCTGGAAGAGGACAACCAAGAGGGCCAGAGGGTGCAGGAAGGGAACTGAGGAGGACTTCCATCTGCCATGCCTATCCCCAACCTTCCCGGCTCAGCATGGATCAGGCACGGGGCCTGAAAGAACCAAAGGAAGGCCTCCGGGATGCTGGGCAGGAACCTTCCAGGATGCCCAATGGCATGTGCTTTATGGATTACAGAAAGCACCTCTTGTAATGTGGATTACAAAAACTTACATGGCCTTATCTCATTGGTGCCATGGGAGTAAGTGGGGAGAAGGGCTAGAATCCAGGTCCAGGACTGGACCAGGTCGGGGAGGGGTAAAGGGGTGTGGtttcccagctctgccccaggtGTTCCAGTTCCTCCAGCTTCTTAAAATCACGGGAACTGAGAAGGCCTTTATGTTCCTGTCCCACTGGGCCAAGCAGGCCCTTCACCACCCacagcttcctttcctctctccactACTCCATCCACACCTGGGTCCCTGgtcaccctctgcccccaccacagAAATGAGTCGTCAGTGCCGGGCCctgcagaaggaaatggagacccGCAGTAGGCAGCTGGAGGAAGAAGTGACAGGCCTTCGGGAACAGCTGGGTAGGCTTCCCCACCCCCTAAGCCCTCTCTCTCCTGGGGCACTGACAAGGTCCAGCCTGCAGGGGCGGACTGAAGATCCTCTTTCTCTAGAAGACTGTGTGCTGTCTAGGTCCTTGGACCATTTTCCCCACTGACTCTTCCACCATGGAGGACTGGAGCAGAGGGTTCAAGATGATAAAAATCTCTAAGTTGTAACTAAAGCAGACCTGGGTCTCTCATctcatctccctctctccatgaTCTCTCCAAATCTGggtctttctccccacccctgccttatCTGTCATGAGCGAAACATATTCCCTCTTAGCTGATTTTTACAATGAAActaagaaaagatatttgactTATTTACTTTCATATCTTTAATGCCAAGTGCATGCCAAGTCCTAAGTAATTATTgctaaataaaggaataaaccttccagataaacaaaaatgtaaagaacagtaaggttttcttttctctcttggttACAAGGTAGAGTTGAACTATCCTAGCATGGCACACAAGATCTTTCATAATTGTGGTCTCAGAGTTTTCTTAACCTAAAATAGCCTGTTTCATTCTTAGTAGGtgccatgcccagtgtggggcttgaactcatgaccctgagatcaagagtagcaggCACTATGGACTAAGtcagccaggctcccctaaaaTGGCCTCAGTTTAGCTACAGATACCCAAGACTTGCTTCTCTGCCATGCAGACCCTGCATTTCTTTCCTAATCCTTGCCTTATCTCAAATTTAAAATCAATCAGCATTTAGGGAGCACCTCCTGTATATACGAGGCATCTTCTCACACATTCTCGCATTTAACTCACAGTAAGCCGGTAAGGTTTGTATCAGTCtgtctttaaagatgaaaaaactgagtcTGAGAGAGGCATGCCTGAGCTTACACAGATATTAAGTAAGTGACAACCAGACTTTGGACCCACATCCCTTGTCCCAAGTCCACTACTTTCTTGGCTGTACCTTAATGGTATACGTCAGCTCTTTATACGGACTGTGGGAAAATTGATGATCCTGGGGGAAGGCTGGAGTGATCCCATTTAAGTTCTGCTTTTTAGGCACTTTTGAGGACTCTGTTCACAGGGAGAGTGTCACTATTCAGTCCCCTTCATCCTTCTGTCCTGCCCCACAGAGACGTGCCAGAAGGAGGCCAAGGCTGCAGGGCAAGAGGCTGAGCAGGCCCTGGGAGAGCGGGACCAGACGCTGGCTCAGCTTCGGGCCCACGTGGCAGACATGGAGGCCAAGTATGAGGAAATCTTACATGTAAGCACCACCGTTGGAAGCCCAACCCCCAGTACCTAGTGCTCCCCTATCCTCCCACTCCGACCCAAATTAGTTCATGCTGCCATCGTCATCAATGGTAGACCcggggaaaggagaagcagtaTCTCCAGAGGGAATCCTGCTCTGTCTTGAGGGTAGACTGGCAGGGGAATGCAACCATGCCTACTTACTAAGAGTAAGAACTTGAAGAAGACACTGGCGAGGAAAGCGTACAGACCAGCCTGGGGCACCACCGCTCACTCTACCCTCTCCTTTCCTGGGGCCTCAAACTTGGTGTCTGCAGGGCAGCCTGGACCGACTCTTGGCCAAGCTGAGGGTCATCAAGCCTCAGTGGGACGGGGCTGTGCTGAGACTTCATGCCAAGTACAAGGAGCAGCTCCACCAGTTTGGACTCAACCCCCTGGATCTTTGAAGCCGTAAGCCGCTAGTCTCTGGGGCTCTTGGAGGCTCCAGCAAAAAAGCTATCTTGATGTAGAACTCAACAGAACTGTGGTCTGTGGCTTTTTGGCAGATACGAGTATCTCCTTTGGGGACATCTTGGTTCTGGGCTGGCCCATTGCCCTGGAGACttaaagagaggagagaaatttgACAAACTCTCAGCAACTCTCTTAGAGAAAATGGGCCCCAGGCTTTGAGTCTGAGGCCTTTCTGGGGCCCTTCAATCACCATCCTCTATTCTCCTTTGCCCTGCCAACACAGGCAGCCAGATTTGTTGGGGAAAGGCCCTTTCTATAATAAACCTACAGTGACCCTGCACCAGCCCCCACAATCCTAAGGTGCCTCAGAGAGAAGGTGTAGCTGCCCTTCAAATTCTTGCAATATATGCGAGAGTCCAAGAGTTATGCCTGGGGTAAGTTCCATCTGGAACGATCCTAGTCAGCCTCATAAAAGGAAACTCTGTGTCCCTCCTCTATTTTATAACACTCATTACTACTTCACTTCCGGTCACGTGGAAGGGGTCACCAAGCAATTCTCTAACAGCTCTGTGGACACCAGCTGGGTATCTTACGATTTAATTCCATTCTGGCACTACCGATGTGAAGAGAGCATCCGATCCCACATCCtcaggctcagtcccacaagactgtcccCACTTCAAAAGCCTGTGTCAAGTCCAGCTCGTCTCCTGGGCTTCTGACCCATTGGTGGAAAAACAGAGGTTCCCACGACCCCCTCCTCAGGTTCCATCATCTTGCTAGCGTGACTCACAGAACCCAGAGAAACGGTTTACTCACTAGCTTCCAAGTTTATTATGAAGGACACAACTCAGGAAGAGCCAGGTGGCAGGTTTGCTGGGGGCAAGGCACGAGCAtggaagcctgtttcctctttgGGGGTGCCGCCCTCCCCGCATCTCTGTTTGGTTCCATCTTTTTGGTTTTTCATGGAGGCTTTATTTACTATGGGGTCATGGTCCATGACACCATTGGTGGTTGGTGATTCATTCCACCTCCagcacctcccctctccccagagacCCTGCGTGGGGATGGGGTAGGCTGAAAGTTCCAGCCATCTAATCACGTAGTTGGtttccctggcaaccagccccccaTCCTTAGGTGTTTTCCAAAAGTCACTTCCTTAACAAAGTTAAGTTTGGTTGAAAAGGGCTTGTTATGAGTAAAAGACGATCACTCTTACTACTCAGGAAACTCCAAGggctttaggagctctgtgccggGAAAgagtataatttattataaatcacaccACTTGTTTCAGGCAGAACTCCATCTGTGGGACACAACTCCCAAAGCTCCCATCTGACTTCCTGTGGAACCAGAGGGCAGACCGCCCCCTAGTGGGGCTGGCTAAGACCTCTGGACACACCTTCTTCTGGGAGGTGGGcccaagggaagggagggagacccAGGGCAATCCTGCGATTGGAGGTGCCCAGAATCCTAGAGCTGTCCCTTCTGGCTTAAAGAGCTGTCCCTTCTGGCTTAATGGAGCTTCTCAGCTCCTACCATCACAAGCAGGAGAGGCCACTGGGCAGGTCTGTGCCAAGCAGGAGAGGACTATAGCAGCTCTGACACCGGAGCCCAgtcctgagcagagagagaagagagaaggttaTTCAAGGATGAGAAGAGTAAACATTTTCCCTGCGCCCACCTGCCCTGTCGTGCCCAGGAATGGCAGCGAGTTCCATGGGTCCTTCTGTCCCCACCTACCATGGCCTAACATCCCAACCTGCATGTCCCACACTGCTTCACCCTGTGGTTCCTTTCTCTGACTCCCTCTATCCTTCTCTAGCTGCCTGCAGTCCATCTGTCTCTTCTACCTTACCTCTCCAAACCCGGGGGGATTGCAGGCTTCCGAGCCCTGGCAAGACCTCGCTGCCAGCTTCAGGTGAAGCGGTGGCTCAGCCACAGCCAGCTGCTGAAGCTTTTCCAGGTCATTCTCTCCACCCATGGGATACCCGTTCACCTCCAGAATCACGTCTCCCATTTGCAGCCCTGCCTGGGCAGCTGAGCCTCCTAGCGTCACCTGGTGGCAAAGAGAAGGGTCACAGAACATGGGATACCATGGAAAAGTTGCTGGATTGTTCTAAGACCTCAGGAGGGAAGCAGATGAAGGCTCATCAGGAGGCAAATGATTGGAAAGACCCAAGGTTCATGGGGCATAAGTCACCTGGGAGATGAAGATTCGAGGCTCACTGGCCACACAGCTAAGTCGGAAGCCATAGCCACCGCCGGGCGCAGGGTATAGGGAGCACTGGCGGGAGCCGCCTGGGACAAGAGGCATGGCTGTGTCTTCAACTGGTAGGTCCTTGGTTTCAACCAGAGAGGCCGAGCAGGTTTCCTGCGGGGAGGCAGGAGCCTCTGTGCTCTCCAAGAAGAGAAGTGGGGATAAGCGAACCTGAAAGGAGGCAGATAGAACAGACCTGtagcatctccctctgcctgagcccTGCTCCATTCCTGCCCACACTCCAGCCCCTGCCCCGCACTCGCACCATGCTGAAGAAGCGGTCAGCTTTAGGGTCGACAACAATGAGGGAGACACAGGAGCCCTGCGCGCGGATCCTGGCCACCGTCTCCTCATGGCCCAGCCCCTCCACACTTTCCCCAGCCACAGCCACCAGCCGGTCCCCAGCCTGCATCCCGGCTTTCTCAGCTGGCAGTCCTGGGTCCACCTCCCACAGGAACTGTCCTGGGACATAAACATCCTCATCGCTCTTCCCCCAACCCCGGCACCACCCCAGGCCACTGTGGGCACACGGAGGAACTGATCCAGGGTGTacacaggaggaggagggcggAGACTCAGGGCTGGGGTTTTCTGTGCACCATGTCGTGCTTGCCCACCCCCAAGCCACACCCTCCCGACCCATCTCTGGGGCTCCCACTCACCAGGACGACCATCAAGACCTTTCTCCTCACGAAGCAGGAACCCAAAGCCCTGGGACCCTTTCTTTAGGTGCAGACGGCGGGGCCTGGTGGGCAGTGCCCAGCCCTCTGCCAGGGGTGCAGCCAGGGGCATTCCCAGCTGGCGACACCGTTCCTCCACCTCTGGCCCTGCCACCAGCAGGGTCACTTGGTCTCCACTCTGCGAAAGCTGTGGGGACCCAGTGGGGCATCAGCGTCAAGcacctgggtggggagggcagaggcaagCGCTCCTCACAGCCCCAGGAGTGAGGCAGCAAGGTGGGGGAGAGCAGAGCCTAGGACCAATTGTCAAGGGAAGGGTGGCAGGAGGCAGAAGGTCAAATTCAGATGAGGTGCAGGGGGGAGGAACCGGCTGCCTGAGGCAAGGCTCTGGGGCCCAGGTGGGTGAGGATGAATGGGGAAACATACAGCCATACCTTCCTGCTGAGCTGGTGATAAGTGAACTTCTCCACGCTGACCCCATTCACTTCCAGCAGCCGGGCCCCAGGGGGCACCCCTGCCCGCTTGGCTGCTCCTCCAGTGCTCAGCACCAGCCAGAAAGGACCCTGATGGcctgaagacaaaaaaaaaaaaaaaaaaaaaaaaaagcaagtttcgGTCTGCTGTCTGCCCAGAACAGGGCTGAAATCCCCCTCCTGACCTCCCTCCCGAGCCCCTAAGCTCACTGTAGGAGACACTGAAGCCAAAACCACCCTCGTCTTTCACTACGTGGCACAGTCGGGGCCGGACCCCAGGGCCGAGAGGAGGACAGAGGCGGGCGCTGTTCCCCTGCTGAGCTCGAGCGACATCATGCACGTGCTGCGCCAAGACGGTCAGCAGCACGCGGGGCCCACTGTCCCGGATGCAGCGAACCACCTAAACCGAGGGGGCGTGGCATGAGGTGGGGCCCGCCCCTCCTGCCAatgccccctccccagagcctACATTTTACTTTCCCTGGATGAAGCTGTCTGGATACCTTCACTCAACCATCCCCACCTGGACAGCCCCAGATCCCGGGAGGCGGGGGAGGCAGAGGCCCGCCTATAACCAGGGAGGGGCCCCCTTGGCTCCTCTCTCCCCGAGGCGCTGTGTAGCGTCCTTGGATTCCACAGGGAGACCCCCGGCCCAATCTCACCACAGCGTAGTCTTCACATTCCACGACTCGGTCATTCACCCCCAGGATCCGGTCCCCTTCCCGAAGGCCCTGGTACTGGGCAGAGGTGCCTGGGTCCACCCTGCACACCacaggcccagccctgcccagctcctGCAGGTGGAAGCCAAAACTACTGCCTTCCTCTTTGCTCAGCAGACAGAAACGAGGCCGCTGCAGGCGCTGGAGAtctgagggggagggggaaggcaacagaagagggggagggaaggggataCGGCCCAAGTACAGGTCACCTTGACCTGGCCAGCCCTGCCCTTGTGATAGGGCACCGGGCAGGCTTCTACCCAGTTAGGTGTTGGACGGTGAGACTAAATACCACGTGGGCAGAGTGGCTTGGACAGAAGAAAGCAGCCAACGCCCTCCTACCTCCACGCAGTTACTCCCCACCAAGGCTGTTATCAGAGGGAGGCAGAGTGGAGTGGTTACCAAGGAGATAGAAGGCCTGAGGAGCTGTGGTATCTCTGGGGAAAGGGAATGATTGCCCAGGGCAAGGGGGTTACCGGAGGGGTCGAAGTCTTCAGCCAGAGAGAGGACTGGATTATCAATGCCCCACTTTGGGTTAAACTCAAACTTCCTGCAAGGAGGCGAGGGATGCAGGTAGGAGCGAACTGATGACATCTGGACTCTGGTCCCAGCCTCTACTTGAGGGGCGAATGGCAGCTGAAGAGCCTCCCCACCTTGGAgtccctctgctcccagcccaACCCTTCCCAGCACCGCAGGGCACTTACCGAGCTGTTAAGGAGGCTGTGTCCCGGAGACCTGCTGTGCAAAGAAGGGATGAGGGGAGGAGGGCTGCATTCTCTCCCCACCCCGACTCCTCTTCCAGGGTCATTCACTAAAAGGACTCAGGGGAACCCCCACACTCAGGGCTTGCTCCCTCCATTCTGCTCCAGAAaaatcttcccttcctctcccttccccttctcctcctagTCCCTGGCACAGAAATCTGAACATAGCAGGACAGGGCGTGGACCAGGAAGGCAGACCTCTCCACTCACCTCTTCTCTCCTAACTTGAGTCTATTTGCCTTAGGTCTCCAAGTCACAACATCAAGTACACTCTGGTCCCCGAAGCCTctacctcccaccctgccctctCACTGCCCTAAAGCCCCCACTAGAGGATTTCTCCCGGCCTCCTACCTGTAGCTGCCTCCATAGTTGGACCAGCGACCCAGCGCTCAGGGTAGGGACAAGGTTCATCAAAACCAGCTGACCCTCCCACCAACCCTGCCACGTCCCGCCTCCTTAAAGACACTGCCTTAGAAGCAGCAGGGTAATGGTTAACGGGAGGACAGTCTTATCCTCTGGGGAAGTCTGTgtgttcctcctgcccccattcCTGGGCCCCGGACTTCCTCCGGAGACTCTGCTGCTGTCCCAGCTTCTGCTCTGGGCAGACAAAGGCAGATGGCTTGCTGGTCACTGTAATTCCGAGCCTGGGATAAGTATGTTGAAAAAGGTGATAGggggggactcctgggtggctcagttggttggacgactgccttcggctcaggtcatgatcccggagtcccgggatcgagtcccgtatcgggctcccagctgcatggggagtctgcttctccctctaaccttctcctcgctcatgctctctctcactgtctctctctctcaaataaataaataaaatctttaaaaaaaaaaaaaaaaaaaaaaggtgataggGGTCCTAAGGGCCAGCatggcctccccccacccccaaggatTTTGttcatgccccccaccccccgcctcagCCCTCACTGCCTCTGAACCTAGTGCCCGAGAATCACCGGTAACAGTATGTGGTCAGTAGTTTACCAGAACGACCAAACACAGTACCCTTTCCTGAAAGCACCAGGCAAGGAGGAAGCCACAGTAGATGGAAGACACAACTTTTTAATGGAAGCAAGGCACTGCACAGGGCCCTTGGAGCACCTGAGCACAGGTGGGGTGGCGAGGAAGGAGGTGTGAAGGGGAGAAGGCACCAACACGATTGGAAAGTGGCAGGGGGCATCTTGGGCGTCCTCTACAAGCAGCAAGGCAGAAAGGACCTGCCCTCCGACAGCGGGAAGGCTGCACCTTTTGGCAAACGCGATTTAAGAAGTGCGCCCCCTGGTGGCACAGTCAGACGCTCCAGAGAGTGGAGAGGCAAGGTTGGTAGTGCGCCAGGGCAACTGTCTTGAAGTCTTGAAGTCTTTCTCAGTCTTCCTCTTGAATGGAGAGGCCTGTTTCATCACCCTGGAAACTCCAGACCTGGAAGCCACGGATGGACTTGCCCCAGGACAGCAACTGCCACAGGTGTGCTCCTCCCTTTACCTCCAGCCCCAAAGGAGTCTTTCTGGAAGTAGTAATGCAAACCAGGAGGCCACAGAGGGAAGGATCTTGGGGCCAGGGGTCACACCGCTAGGTGACTGCTGCCCCTGCTTCAGGTTCCAGAGCCTCCCAGCTGCTCCAGGAGGACCCTGACCTCACCCTCCACTCGCAGCAGCTGGGCCTTGCGCCAGGGGTTAAGGGTGGCCCCTCGGCTGTCTTCCAGATCACGAAGTAGAAGGTCAAGGTGGCGGCGGACGCGGCCCCGATCCCAGCTGTTGAGGTTCCGCTGGACTTCACTTAGGATCACTGACCAGTACTCAGACACTGCTGTCCCCTCTGTCAGCGACACCACGACCCGAGCACCCCCTTTAGCAGTGCCACCCAAGTCCCGCAGGGCCTGGCGGCCCTCTGAGCTCAGCTCATTGAAGTAGAggctggaagagagagaagagaagatacCGCTCAGCGGAGCTctgagacagaggagagggagtaTGGGGCAGAGCGGAGAATTCTCATAACTCATCCCCTGGCTATGGAACTTAATGGGGCAGGTGTCTGCAGTGAGCCAGACATGGGGGCGGTGGCCAACAGGGGGCAGGGATGACATCTGAATTCAGCAGGACCAGGGACAGTAAGACGGGGCCACCAGGATCCTAAGAGAAACGGTAGTAGGGGACCAGGGCAGGGTAAGGGCCAATCACAGACGGGCAGGTTGGTTCAGAAGCTGGTCCACAATCGTTAGAAGGCAAGGAAAGAGGACAAGCCCTACCATAGGAAAAAAACAGTGGAGACCAGGACCTCCCGGCCAGGGTGGGGGCCAGACTTACTGCAGCAGCTCCAAGGAAGGGTGGTCCCGGGCGGCTTGCGCCAGGGCCAGGGCTGCCGTGTCACCAGCGCCGTTGTAGGCCACGTTCAGCTCCTGTAGCTGTCGATTGCGGTCCAGCTGGGCGGCCAGCAGCTGCAGGCCCTCGTCCCCGAGGCCCGTGTGCAACAGGGACAGGTGCGTCAGCGAGCTGTTccccgccagcccctccaccagCTGGGCCACACCAGCCGCAGTCAGCGGGTTGTTGGACAGCCTACAGCCACATGCACCCCAAGGAGATGAGGGCCTGTGGCAGGGCTTGCCACAGGACTTGCCTCGGGACTTGGACCCAAAGCACACACAgcgtggggtggaggggagcccggacacaaagaaatgtgggggatgggggaagggaaggaagaagcagggggTATGGCACACTGCAGGGGTGGGAGAGCCGGGTGGGAGacggcttctcctcct of Mustela nigripes isolate SB6536 chromosome 1, MUSNIG.SB6536, whole genome shotgun sequence contains these proteins:
- the NHERF4 gene encoding Na(+)/H(+) exchange regulatory cofactor NHE-RF4 isoform X3 → MEAATGLRDTASLTARKFEFNPKWGIDNPVLSLAEDFDPSDLQRLQRPRFCLLSKEEGSSFGFHLQELGRAGPVVCRVDPGTSAQYQGLREGDRILGVNDRVVECEDYAVVVRCIRDSGPRVLLTVLAQHVHDVARAQQGNSARLCPPLGPGVRPRLCHVVKDEGGFGFSVSYSHQGPFWLVLSTGGAAKRAGVPPGARLLEVNGVSVEKFTYHQLSRKLSQSGDQVTLLVAGPEVEERCRQLGMPLAAPLAEGWALPTRPRRLHLKKGSQGFGFLLREEKGLDGRPGQFLWEVDPGLPAEKAGMQAGDRLVAVAGESVEGLGHEETVARIRAQGSCVSLIVVDPKADRFFSMVRLSPLLFLESTEAPASPQETCSASLVETKDLPVEDTAMPLVPGGSRQCSLYPAPGGGYGFRLSCVASEPRIFISQVTLGGSAAQAGLQMGDVILEVNGYPMGGENDLEKLQQLAVAEPPLHLKLAARSCQGSEACNPPGFGEDWAPVSELL
- the NHERF4 gene encoding Na(+)/H(+) exchange regulatory cofactor NHE-RF4 isoform X4, with the protein product MSSVRSYLHPSPPCRKFEFNPKWGIDNPVLSLAEDFDPSDLQRLQRPRFCLLSKEEGSSFGFHLQELGRAGPVVCRVDPGTSAQYQGLREGDRILGVNDRVVECEDYAVVVRCIRDSGPRVLLTVLAQHVHDVARAQQGNSARLCPPLGPGVRPRLCHVVKDEGGFGFSVSYSHQGPFWLVLSTGGAAKRAGVPPGARLLEVNGVSVEKFTYHQLSRKLSQSGDQVTLLVAGPEVEERCRQLGMPLAAPLAEGWALPTRPRRLHLKKGSQGFGFLLREEKGLDGRPGQFLWEVDPGLPAEKAGMQAGDRLVAVAGESVEGLGHEETVARIRAQGSCVSLIVVDPKADRFFSMVRLSPLLFLESTEAPASPQETCSASLVETKDLPVEDTAMPLVPGGSRQCSLYPAPGGGYGFRLSCVASEPRIFISQVTLGGSAAQAGLQMGDVILEVNGYPMGGENDLEKLQQLAVAEPPLHLKLAARSCQGSEACNPPGFGEDWAPVSELL
- the NHERF4 gene encoding Na(+)/H(+) exchange regulatory cofactor NHE-RF4 isoform X2, whose protein sequence is MEAATAGLRDTASLTARKFEFNPKWGIDNPVLSLAEDFDPSDLQRLQRPRFCLLSKEEGSSFGFHLQELGRAGPVVCRVDPGTSAQYQGLREGDRILGVNDRVVECEDYAVVVRCIRDSGPRVLLTVLAQHVHDVARAQQGNSARLCPPLGPGVRPRLCHVVKDEGGFGFSVSYSHQGPFWLVLSTGGAAKRAGVPPGARLLEVNGVSVEKFTYHQLSRKLSQSGDQVTLLVAGPEVEERCRQLGMPLAAPLAEGWALPTRPRRLHLKKGSQGFGFLLREEKGLDGRPGQFLWEVDPGLPAEKAGMQAGDRLVAVAGESVEGLGHEETVARIRAQGSCVSLIVVDPKADRFFSMVRLSPLLFLESTEAPASPQETCSASLVETKDLPVEDTAMPLVPGGSRQCSLYPAPGGGYGFRLSCVASEPRIFISQVTLGGSAAQAGLQMGDVILEVNGYPMGGENDLEKLQQLAVAEPPLHLKLAARSCQGSEACNPPGFGEDWAPVSELL